From the genome of Fundulus heteroclitus isolate FHET01 chromosome 9, MU-UCD_Fhet_4.1, whole genome shotgun sequence, one region includes:
- the rxfp3.2b gene encoding relaxin family peptide receptor 3.2b, whose protein sequence is MSLNETGAQTLAPEPCEQQIIQEDNPRSGSGGSASNMSLHCWLQLLTRESIMELQGDSSSLVVRVMIACVYSIVCALGLVGNSLALYLLHSRHRQKQSSINCFVMGLAITDLQFVLTLPFWAVDTALDFRWPFGRVMCKIISSVTTMNMYASVFFLTAMSVARYYSIASALKMHSRRAAAARAKWTSLGIWAVSLLATLPHAIYSTSVQVSDEELCLVRFPDSGSWNPQLLLGLYQLQKVLLGFLIPLIIITVCYLLLLRVILSRRITGGADPEVKQGRLNRRSKVTKSIAIVVLSFFLCWLPNQALTLWGVLIKFDLVPFSKAFYNVQAYAFPLTVCLAHTNSCLNPVLYCLIRQEFRAGLKELLLRATPSFRRLTHLLRRKTKVPEAPPVLVLVQMDV, encoded by the coding sequence ATGTCGCTGAATGAAACTGGAGCCCAAACACTGGCCCCAGAGCCATGTGAGCAGCAGATAATCCAAGAGGACAACCCCAGAAGTGGGAGCGGGGGTTCCGCCAGCAACATGTCGCTGCACTGCTGGCTGCAGCTCCTTACCAGGGAATCCATCATGGAATTACAAGGAGACAGCTCCAGCCTGGTGGTGCGTGTGATGATAGCGTGTGTGTACTCTATAGTGTGCGCTCTGGGGTTGGTGGGCAACTCGCTGGCTCTGTATCTGCTCCACTCCCGCCACAGGCAGAAGCAGTCGTCCATAAACTGCTTTGTGATGGGGCTGGCTATCACAGACCTGCAATTTGTTCTCACTTTACCCTTCTGGGCGGTGGACACAGCACTGGACTTTCGCTGGCCTTTTGGCCGGGTCATGTGCAAAATCATCAGCTCTGTCACCACCATGAACATGTATGCCAGCGTGTTCTTTCTGACAGCAATGAGCGTGGCAAGGTATTACTCCATCGCCTCGGCTTTGAAGATGCACAGTCGGAGGGCAGCTGCAGCCAGGGCAAAGTGGACCAGCCTTGGCATCTGggctgtctctctgctggctACTTTGCCTCATGCCATCTACTCCACCAGTGTCCAGGTGTCGGATGAGGAGCTCTGCCTGGTACGCTTTCCAGACTCTGGCAGCTGGAATCCACAGCTCCTATTGGGTCTGTACCAACTACAGAAGGTGCTGCTGGGGTTCCTCATTCCTCTAATCATAATTACCGTCTGTTATCTGCTCCTGCTGCGGGTCATCCTCAGCCGTCGCATTACAGGAGGAGCAGATCCAGAGGTCAAGCAAGGCCGCCTGAATCGGCGCTCCAAAGTCACCAAATCCATCGCCATAGTggttctgtctttctttctgtgCTGGCTGCCCAATCAGGCTCTGACGCTCTGGGGTGTGCTCATTAAGTTTGACCTTGTTCCCTTTAGCAAGGCGTTCTACAACGTGCAGGCCTACGCCTTCCCCCTGACCGTGTGCCTGGCGCACACCAACAGCTGCCTCAACCCCGTGCTCTACTGCCTGATTCGCCAGGAGTTTCGGGCCGGGCTCAAGGAGCTCCTCCTCCGCGCCACGCCGTCCTTCAGGCGCTTGACTCACCTCCTGCGTCGCAAGACCAAAGTGCCCGAGGCGCCGCCCGTTCTGGTGCTGGTGCAGATGGACGTCTGA